Proteins found in one Triticum urartu cultivar G1812 chromosome 4, Tu2.1, whole genome shotgun sequence genomic segment:
- the LOC125550819 gene encoding uncharacterized protein LOC125550819 isoform X2 → MPHCAVVPPLLPLPYLQCSNGTMATQPGWRPLPLVTLPRLVAGLPPDLPNIVAPPSLRQEPLDGYNECHFPPENPLIVPLEILHGHLSSDRRGVLD, encoded by the exons ATGCCGCACTGCGCAGTCGTGccccctcttcttccccttccatACCTTCAATGCTCCAATGGAACCATGGCCACGCAGCCGGGATGGCGCCCCCTCCCCCTGGTGACCTTGCCCCGGCTGGTAGCTGGACTACCACCAGATCTACCTAACATCGTAGCCCCTCCTTCTCTCCGACAG GAACCACTTGATGGATACAACGAGTGTCACTTTCCACCGGAG AACCCACTTATTGTGCCGTTGGAGATTCTTCATGGCCATCTAAGTTCAGATAGAAGAG GGGTTTTGGATTAA
- the LOC125550819 gene encoding uncharacterized protein LOC125550819 isoform X1, translating to MPHCAVVPPLLPLPYLQCSNGTMATQPGWRPLPLVTLPRLVAGLPPDLPNIVAPPSLRQQVVAGLEPSPPRWPALQLVDLEFEHELKQESMHNNTQIMNHLMDTTSVTFHRRYPLFDSSLEDCTAYVFHGMIYTDLNQNPLIVPLEILHGHLSSDRRGVLD from the exons ATGCCGCACTGCGCAGTCGTGccccctcttcttccccttccatACCTTCAATGCTCCAATGGAACCATGGCCACGCAGCCGGGATGGCGCCCCCTCCCCCTGGTGACCTTGCCCCGGCTGGTAGCTGGACTACCACCAGATCTACCTAACATCGTAGCCCCTCCTTCTCTCCGACAG CAAGTGGTGGCCGGATTGGAGCCTAGTCCGCCAAGGTGGCCTGCCCTGCAGCTCGTGGATCTGGAGTTCGAGCACGAGCTGAAGCAGGAGAGCATGCACAACAACACACAGATCAT GAACCACTTGATGGATACAACGAGTGTCACTTTCCACCGGAGGTACCCTCTCTTCGACTCATCGTTAGAGGATTGTACAGCCTATGTATTCCACGGAATGATATACACCGATCTGAACCAGAACCCACTTATTGTGCCGTTGGAGATTCTTCATGGCCATCTAAGTTCAGATAGAAGAG GGGTTTTGGATTAA